Proteins from a single region of Streptomyces sp. HUAS 15-9:
- a CDS encoding MerR family transcriptional regulator, which yields MSADGTLSIGELAARARVTVKTVRFYSDQGLLPEATRSTGGHRRYGPEALSRLRTIRSLRSLGVPVPEIGRALDSGDSDFRDSLEAVVARRLDDLGTELAALRWREAALRALHEGAPEHLAERLELIGAVSVPPSTSALAHYWRRLLPVRLSARLRSAVTEAAVPQPPAAPTPDQVLAFARLHALVTDATDHCLVSHRPALAAHPDLLYDGLYEAYQLVEAALRADRSPGPGDALDCYVAAHARASDTRDTPGFRSALTARLAAEDHPVMSRYWQLAGELTPHPTLGAADLWLREALSAGTTAH from the coding sequence TTGTCCGCAGACGGCACCCTGAGCATCGGCGAGCTCGCCGCGCGGGCGAGGGTCACGGTCAAGACGGTCCGCTTCTACTCGGACCAGGGCCTGCTGCCCGAGGCCACCCGGAGCACCGGAGGCCACCGCCGCTACGGCCCCGAGGCGCTGTCCCGGCTGCGCACCATCCGGTCACTGCGCTCCCTCGGCGTGCCCGTTCCCGAGATCGGGCGCGCTCTCGACTCCGGGGACAGCGACTTCAGGGACAGCCTGGAGGCGGTCGTGGCGCGCCGGCTGGACGACCTCGGCACCGAACTCGCCGCCCTGCGCTGGCGCGAGGCCGCCCTGCGGGCCCTGCACGAGGGCGCCCCCGAACACCTGGCGGAACGCCTGGAGCTGATAGGGGCGGTCAGCGTCCCGCCGAGCACCTCGGCACTCGCGCACTACTGGCGCCGTCTGTTGCCGGTACGGCTCTCCGCCCGGCTGCGCTCCGCGGTCACCGAGGCGGCCGTACCGCAGCCACCCGCCGCCCCGACTCCGGACCAGGTCCTCGCCTTCGCCCGGCTGCACGCCCTGGTGACGGACGCCACCGACCACTGCCTCGTGTCCCACCGGCCCGCCCTCGCCGCACACCCTGATCTGCTGTACGACGGCCTGTACGAGGCCTACCAGTTGGTGGAGGCGGCCCTGCGGGCCGACCGCTCCCCCGGTCCGGGCGACGCCCTGGACTGCTACGTCGCCGCCCACGCCCGCGCCTCGGACACCCGGGACACCCCCGGCTTCCGCAGCGCCCTCACCGCCCGGCTGGCCGCCGAGGACCACCCGGTGATGTCCCGCTACTGGCAACTGGCGGGAGAGCTCACGCCCCATCCGACCCTCGGCGCGGCGGACCTGTGGCTCCGCGAGGCGCTGTCCGCGGGCACGACAGCGCACTGA
- a CDS encoding alpha/beta hydrolase: MSVFILVSGPFTNERIWSEVTGPLRESGAEAHPVTLSMRPEAGLETHVEDVVRLIDSLDAPQLVLVGHDYAIHPVLGAADRRPERIARIVYLDAGLPEDGDRALTLVPDPTVHHLLGADGPGPVPAPQPQEWQRWGSTEGLSPQRLALLSDLAAPQPPRTLTQPLRLTGAAAHVPTTGILCTAGGTTIETVEALVRTGPPQFRKLADPRVSFFELATGHWPMLSRPDELAEVLLRAAAGEGRRLTAPEDESPYLRPFLLDVPEVPQVRNGRLDLHLPEPAAAVGPRPAVLFVHGGPVPRDREPGLRAAPFYVGYGRLAASLGVVGAVVGHRLHGISEYPQAADDVAEGVELLRADPRVDPDRIALWFFSGAGLLAADWIAAPPAWLRCLALTYPILDPLAGWGAVGDRFHPIGALPADGGTLPPLVLTRAGLETPQIGDTVERFVSAAEEKKAPVEIIDVPHGVHGFEIHNRTDESREAVTRAVRTVLGHLRIQQI, translated from the coding sequence ATGTCCGTATTCATCCTGGTCTCCGGTCCGTTCACCAACGAGCGGATCTGGAGCGAAGTGACCGGCCCGCTGCGTGAGTCCGGCGCCGAGGCGCATCCCGTGACGCTGAGCATGCGGCCCGAGGCCGGTCTGGAGACCCATGTCGAGGACGTGGTCCGACTGATCGACTCCCTCGACGCGCCCCAACTGGTGCTGGTCGGCCACGACTACGCCATCCACCCGGTGCTCGGCGCGGCGGACCGCCGCCCGGAGCGGATCGCCCGCATCGTCTACCTGGACGCCGGACTGCCGGAGGACGGCGACCGGGCCTTGACCCTCGTGCCCGACCCTACGGTCCACCACCTGCTCGGCGCGGACGGCCCCGGGCCGGTCCCGGCGCCGCAACCGCAGGAGTGGCAGCGGTGGGGCAGCACGGAGGGGCTGTCCCCGCAGCGGTTGGCGCTGCTCAGCGACCTGGCCGCCCCGCAGCCGCCACGGACGCTCACGCAGCCCCTGCGCCTGACCGGCGCCGCCGCACACGTGCCGACCACCGGAATCCTGTGCACGGCAGGCGGCACCACGATCGAGACGGTCGAGGCGCTCGTGCGGACCGGTCCGCCGCAGTTCCGGAAGCTGGCCGACCCCCGGGTGAGCTTCTTCGAACTGGCCACCGGACACTGGCCGATGCTCTCCCGCCCGGACGAGCTGGCCGAGGTGCTGCTGCGCGCGGCGGCGGGCGAAGGACGGAGGCTGACCGCGCCCGAGGACGAGTCACCGTACCTGCGTCCCTTCCTGCTCGACGTCCCGGAGGTGCCACAGGTACGGAACGGGCGGCTGGACCTGCATCTGCCGGAGCCGGCGGCAGCGGTGGGGCCGCGGCCCGCCGTCCTGTTCGTGCACGGCGGGCCGGTGCCGCGCGACCGCGAACCCGGGCTGCGCGCCGCGCCGTTCTACGTCGGCTACGGCCGTCTCGCGGCGAGCCTGGGCGTGGTGGGCGCGGTCGTGGGGCACCGCCTGCACGGCATCTCCGAGTATCCGCAGGCCGCGGACGACGTGGCCGAGGGCGTCGAGCTGCTGCGGGCCGACCCCCGTGTGGACCCGGACCGGATCGCCCTGTGGTTCTTCTCCGGGGCGGGACTGCTCGCCGCGGACTGGATCGCCGCCCCGCCCGCGTGGCTGCGCTGTCTTGCGCTCACCTATCCGATCCTGGACCCGCTTGCGGGCTGGGGCGCGGTCGGCGACCGGTTCCACCCCATCGGCGCGCTCCCGGCCGACGGCGGGACACTGCCGCCCCTGGTGCTGACCCGTGCGGGTCTGGAGACACCGCAGATCGGCGACACGGTCGAGAGGTTCGTGAGCGCGGCGGAGGAGAAGAAGGCTCCCGTCGAGATCATCGACGTACCGCACGGCGTCCACGGCTTCGAGATCCACAACCGCACCGACGAGTCCCGCGAGGCCGTGACCCGGGCCGTGCGCACGGTGCTCGGACACCTGCGGATCCAGCAGATCTAG
- a CDS encoding DUF2637 domain-containing protein encodes MDRNYDEAGLYDLHYALRTDHDTLNQPVYDLSQPAYDAVSYPQQSWTSPAPPDMTQKAWDLDEELAQMLSTATSQESTHVPLDRPHRRSSRRRVRADSHFLDGGQRVTHVTILIAAILVCAACMLGWSIAYSYGQLHGIALSVLPPKLARWWPLMVYGPWFVAALSIVRATVQRRDTRRSWCVMLAASAMAVALSISHSSRSHLAFVMVGLPPVTALVCFWELVGQVSSGCRPRHAAHAQRRGKP; translated from the coding sequence ATGGACAGGAATTATGATGAAGCCGGTCTGTATGATCTTCACTACGCCCTGAGAACCGACCATGACACGCTGAACCAGCCTGTCTACGACCTGAGTCAGCCGGCGTACGACGCGGTCTCGTACCCCCAGCAGTCCTGGACCAGCCCAGCGCCGCCGGACATGACGCAGAAGGCCTGGGACCTGGACGAAGAGCTGGCCCAGATGCTGTCGACCGCGACCAGCCAGGAATCCACGCACGTCCCGTTGGACCGACCGCACCGCAGGAGCAGCCGGCGGCGGGTCCGGGCGGACTCCCACTTCCTCGACGGCGGCCAGCGGGTCACGCACGTGACGATCCTGATCGCGGCGATCCTGGTGTGCGCGGCGTGCATGCTCGGGTGGTCGATCGCCTACTCGTACGGCCAACTGCACGGCATCGCCTTGTCCGTGCTGCCCCCGAAGCTGGCGCGCTGGTGGCCGCTCATGGTCTACGGGCCGTGGTTCGTGGCGGCCCTGTCCATCGTGCGGGCCACGGTTCAGCGGCGGGACACCCGGCGGTCCTGGTGCGTCATGCTGGCCGCGTCCGCCATGGCCGTGGCGCTCTCCATCAGCCATTCCTCGCGCTCCCACCTGGCGTTCGTGATGGTCGGACTGCCGCCGGTCACCGCCCTGGTGTGCTTCTGGGAACTGGTCGGCCAGGTCTCGTCCGGATGCCGGCCCCGGCATGCCGCGCACGCACAGCGGCGCGGCAAGCCCTGA